The Nitrososphaerales archaeon genome contains a region encoding:
- the rimI gene encoding ribosomal protein S18-alanine N-acetyltransferase produces MQKVIIKRIGEYVIRRCVKDDLEQVISINLTTLPEHYSTYFYEELLEDAPEAFIVAEIDNQIVGYVMGRIEFGFSNIKFGFAKKGHIVSIAVLEGHRRKGLGSALMEEAIKGFAQRGCKEVFLEVRVSNIPAIRLYEKLGFVITARHEGYYNDGEAAYQMSLPIPNG; encoded by the coding sequence TTGCAGAAGGTCATCATTAAAAGGATAGGGGAGTACGTGATAAGGCGTTGTGTAAAGGATGATTTAGAGCAAGTTATATCGATCAATCTCACCACCCTCCCCGAACATTATTCAACATACTTTTATGAAGAGCTTTTAGAAGATGCACCAGAAGCATTTATCGTTGCTGAAATCGATAACCAGATAGTCGGTTACGTAATGGGTAGGATCGAATTTGGCTTTTCTAACATCAAGTTCGGTTTCGCTAAAAAGGGGCATATAGTCTCTATCGCCGTTCTGGAGGGCCATCGAAGGAAGGGTCTGGGTTCAGCGTTGATGGAAGAGGCGATCAAAGGTTTCGCCCAACGAGGTTGTAAAGAGGTCTTCCTTGAAGTGAGAGTCTCGAATATACCTGCGATACGCCTCTACGAAAAATTGGGTTTTGTCATTACGGCAAGGCATGAAGGATACTATAATGATGGTGAAGCTGCCTACCAGATGAGTTTACCCATCCCAAACGGTTAG
- a CDS encoding ATP-dependent DNA ligase: MSDFRSFCETCEAIRSTRSKLHKVKILADYLKALDPQNLPFVCRVLSGYIFAPWSGKEVNIGYSSLVELIVDICGATDEEFRSSYVKYGDLGMVAEALFNKRRLIPLIREELTLNSIQSTLDRMSLMKGDGSFLERKNLLKGLFLNCTPLEAKYLVKILTNELRIGLVSGLVEEGIAKAFNYELQDIRDAVLAFSDVGEVALKAYHGKLHELQITLFHPIGFMLADTMQSAEEIVKYYNKELYAEFKYDGIRAQAHCGKDCVKIFSRRLEDVSKSFPEVVDALSKMNCECILDGEIVPFKDDRPLPFQRLQHRLRRKDIGPQLIHEIPLIYFVYDVIYLNGKALIDEPLDLRRRLLESLKFYDPVKPSQIFRVKTVQEIQELFNESKKLGYEGLVLKDPSSLYSLGKRGKLWTKLKRELDTLDVVVVMAEYGHGKRAGLLSDYTFAVRDGEGRLRIIGKAYSGLTDEEIQEMTERLKRITVKDYGFRVSVLPEIVLEVAFDSIQKSDRYDSGYALRFPRIKRIRYDKGVEEIDTLDKVKEIYEKQHL; this comes from the coding sequence ATGTCTGACTTTAGATCCTTTTGTGAAACCTGTGAAGCGATAAGGTCTACCAGAAGTAAGTTACACAAGGTCAAGATCTTAGCAGATTATCTGAAGGCCCTCGATCCACAGAATCTACCATTCGTCTGCAGAGTATTATCAGGCTACATATTCGCTCCGTGGAGTGGTAAAGAGGTCAATATCGGTTATTCGAGCTTGGTAGAGTTGATCGTAGATATATGTGGCGCGACCGATGAAGAGTTCAGATCCTCATACGTTAAGTATGGCGATCTTGGAATGGTGGCAGAGGCGCTCTTCAATAAAAGGAGGCTGATCCCTCTAATTAGAGAAGAACTCACTCTCAACTCGATCCAGAGTACACTCGATAGAATGAGTCTGATGAAGGGTGATGGATCGTTTTTAGAAAGGAAGAATCTACTCAAAGGTCTATTCTTAAATTGTACACCATTAGAAGCGAAGTATCTTGTTAAAATTTTAACGAATGAGTTACGTATAGGATTGGTAAGTGGACTCGTCGAAGAGGGTATAGCAAAAGCTTTCAATTATGAACTTCAAGATATCAGAGATGCAGTATTGGCATTCAGTGATGTAGGTGAGGTTGCATTAAAAGCCTACCATGGTAAACTTCATGAATTGCAGATCACACTATTCCATCCTATAGGCTTCATGCTCGCAGATACGATGCAGTCTGCCGAGGAGATCGTCAAATATTACAATAAGGAATTGTATGCAGAGTTTAAGTATGATGGTATAAGGGCTCAGGCCCATTGTGGAAAGGATTGTGTGAAGATATTTTCGCGAAGGCTCGAAGATGTATCGAAGAGCTTTCCAGAAGTCGTCGATGCATTAAGTAAGATGAATTGTGAATGTATCCTCGATGGGGAGATAGTACCATTCAAAGATGATAGGCCATTACCCTTTCAGAGGTTGCAACATAGATTGAGGCGTAAAGATATCGGGCCCCAATTAATCCATGAAATCCCTTTAATCTACTTTGTGTACGATGTAATCTACCTTAATGGGAAGGCTTTGATCGATGAACCTCTCGATCTGAGAAGAAGGTTGTTAGAATCTTTGAAGTTCTACGATCCTGTCAAACCTTCACAGATATTTCGAGTGAAAACGGTTCAAGAAATTCAAGAGTTATTTAACGAGAGTAAGAAGTTGGGTTACGAAGGTCTGGTCTTAAAAGACCCTTCTTCACTTTATAGTTTAGGTAAGCGAGGTAAACTATGGACGAAGTTGAAGAGAGAGTTGGACACGTTGGATGTGGTGGTCGTGATGGCTGAATATGGCCATGGTAAGAGGGCGGGCCTCCTATCAGATTATACATTCGCTGTAAGAGATGGTGAAGGCCGATTGAGGATCATAGGTAAGGCGTATTCGGGATTGACCGATGAAGAGATACAGGAGATGACGGAGAGATTGAAGAGGATTACGGTGAAAGATTATGGATTTAGAGTATCGGTCCTGCCCGAAATTGTCTTAGAAGTGGCATTTGATAGTATTCAAAAGAGTGATAGGTACGATAGCGGTTACGCGTTACGCTTTCCTCGAATCAAAAGGATAAGGTATGATAAGGGTGTGGAGGAGATCGATACGCTCGATAAAGTAAAGGAAATATATGAAAAACAACATCTCTAA
- a CDS encoding DNA double-strand break repair nuclease NurA, whose protein sequence is MNQQLSLPISGEEFDTNALLTSLNNHISDRIMQNFKLYQSEANYNTNNFNLNSLNASVRKIPKEGEPILIASIDSSSIPIANSDRGMAIAARATVVFFKSKKIHGYLKIGPIILYINESNIHDLLNVNEIRLYSTVLNDVEFIQRLIRIRLERSIQLELAKHLSKALILIDGSLKPSIFECDEISLNKILETSLNNKNICVGICKSSRITILNRFADLLALSQGAPLYLDVSELTSGLIRGLAGKVLLTKFMEGSYPLRVDVANSELHICEEILSKVYSNDLFCRGYPESLRLAHHFSVFSETEYVGMCSYVMKNSKLNTCDDHRQTLLGHISFTRHMAR, encoded by the coding sequence ATGAACCAACAATTAAGCCTTCCTATTTCAGGCGAAGAGTTCGATACCAATGCACTTCTTACATCGCTCAATAATCATATCAGCGATCGTATAATGCAAAATTTTAAACTCTATCAGAGTGAAGCGAATTATAATACGAATAACTTTAACCTTAATTCTTTAAATGCATCGGTTCGTAAAATTCCGAAAGAAGGTGAACCGATACTCATCGCTTCGATAGATTCATCTTCTATACCTATAGCGAACTCCGACAGAGGGATGGCGATCGCTGCCCGTGCTACCGTCGTCTTCTTTAAGAGTAAGAAGATTCATGGGTATCTAAAGATCGGCCCCATAATACTCTACATCAATGAATCGAATATACACGATCTATTGAATGTGAATGAAATCAGGTTATACTCGACCGTTCTGAACGATGTAGAGTTCATTCAACGTTTGATCAGAATCAGACTTGAACGCTCTATTCAACTTGAGTTGGCAAAGCATCTATCAAAAGCTTTGATTCTGATAGATGGCTCCCTCAAACCATCCATCTTCGAATGTGATGAAATAAGTCTAAATAAGATCCTCGAGACATCTCTGAATAATAAAAATATCTGTGTAGGTATCTGTAAATCATCGAGGATAACCATCCTCAATAGGTTTGCAGATCTACTTGCCCTTTCACAAGGGGCTCCATTGTATCTTGATGTGAGTGAATTGACAAGTGGTCTTATCAGAGGATTGGCTGGAAAGGTCCTTTTAACGAAGTTCATGGAAGGTAGCTATCCCCTTCGGGTAGATGTCGCTAACTCTGAATTGCACATCTGTGAAGAGATCTTATCTAAAGTATACTCGAATGATCTGTTCTGTAGAGGGTATCCAGAATCTCTACGTCTGGCCCACCACTTCTCGGTCTTCAGCGAGACCGAGTATGTTGGTATGTGTAGTTATGTAATGAAAAATTCGAAGCTCAATACCTGTGATGACCATCGCCAGACCCTCTTGGGCCATATCAGTTTTACGAGGCATATGGCTAGGTGA
- a CDS encoding AraC family ligand binding domain-containing protein: MKVVKMDEVLEYEPPGQPFRRVRLLATPEDAGTSVTVGMSIYGRGMFAPAHTHSGEEIIVVTHGRGIFRGKEGEVVATPGTVLIFSPGEEHSLENRESPTLEFIFIYPKPEDAKPIKEKWKPHQPQKF, from the coding sequence ATGAAGGTTGTTAAAATGGATGAAGTTTTAGAGTATGAGCCACCTGGCCAGCCTTTTAGAAGGGTTAGATTGTTAGCGACCCCCGAAGATGCTGGGACTAGTGTAACGGTCGGTATGTCCATTTATGGGCGTGGTATGTTCGCACCGGCTCATACACACAGTGGTGAAGAGATCATCGTAGTGACTCATGGGAGAGGGATCTTCAGAGGTAAAGAAGGAGAAGTGGTCGCAACGCCCGGTACTGTACTAATCTTCTCTCCCGGCGAAGAACACTCTTTAGAGAATAGAGAGAGCCCCACACTCGAGTTTATCTTCATCTATCCGAAACCTGAGGATGCCAAACCTATCAAAGAGAAGTGGAAACCTCATCAACCACAAAAATTTTAA
- a CDS encoding class I SAM-dependent methyltransferase family protein: MRIISRMLKRALMGILNSDEISQLYSSFDIVGDVAIIKIPDRLIDKKDIIAKAILDNLKSVKTVLRQASPISGTYRTRELEYLMGEKKTLTFYREHGCTFKVDLAKVYFSPRLSYERLRVAEQVNPNERVVNMFGGVGTFSILIAKKHPSVTVYNIDINPDAHLLAVENAIINKVSDRVICILGDSRKVIHEMLVGIADRVLMPLPEKACEYLDVAIEALKPQGGIIHYYTEVHGSRVTDVIQEAESQLHKSLTVPHRIRFSRVVREVGPRWSQIVLDVEVWK; this comes from the coding sequence GTGAGAATCATATCGAGAATGTTAAAGCGCGCATTGATGGGCATTTTAAACTCGGATGAAATTTCACAGCTTTACAGTAGTTTTGATATCGTTGGCGATGTAGCGATTATAAAGATACCGGATCGATTGATCGATAAGAAGGATATCATAGCGAAGGCCATATTGGATAATCTGAAATCTGTTAAGACCGTTTTGAGGCAGGCATCTCCCATCTCAGGAACTTATCGAACAAGGGAATTGGAGTATTTGATGGGCGAGAAGAAGACCCTTACATTCTACAGAGAGCATGGGTGTACCTTCAAGGTCGATCTGGCCAAGGTCTACTTCTCGCCTCGATTATCCTATGAGAGGTTAAGGGTAGCCGAGCAGGTGAATCCTAACGAAAGGGTCGTGAATATGTTTGGAGGTGTTGGGACCTTTTCAATACTCATCGCTAAAAAACATCCTAGTGTTACAGTATACAATATTGATATCAATCCCGATGCCCACCTCTTGGCAGTAGAAAATGCGATCATCAATAAAGTCTCGGATAGAGTTATATGCATATTGGGAGATTCACGTAAAGTAATTCATGAGATGCTCGTTGGTATAGCGGACAGGGTGTTGATGCCTCTACCAGAAAAGGCATGTGAATACCTTGATGTTGCGATCGAAGCGCTCAAACCTCAAGGTGGTATAATTCACTATTACACAGAGGTTCATGGTTCAAGAGTTACGGATGTAATTCAAGAAGCTGAATCACAGCTTCATAAATCCTTAACCGTACCCCATCGCATCAGATTCAGCAGGGTAGTGAGGGAGGTTGGGCCGAGATGGAGCCAGATCGTTTTAGATGTAGAAGTTTGGAAGTAA
- a CDS encoding ATP-binding protein produces the protein MRILGKHNDEITLLALPNEDIAKGDYIMIEDATRDKKLVVQVYDETYLDVRGILEEIVRDEVASASGDGIEHDPLQMKSISYAIRDMRVLKCKIRGSIEGGYFTTSVSWLPSRTSSKIKKVSISELISINGKLGERAIYVGRARDGEAINLYAESFDGQLNIVTGRKGSGKSYFAKLLASKLVEYGAYVIVFDLNDEYAGLAWKRNGEPSEIANKVIRLIPGFTLKFNLKYLGLGTFINILHHILDLPGASLREFIRIWEFLHSQNSLTLQSLYEVIQNVKCNELVRDALISRYYTLADSKLFTDSEEEGLRIEDLIAKMVNGGLIIISLNKVYPLTRRMAVEIILSKITQLLEKNLIPPLFLFAEEAHLYLRETYWDDLITRMRHYGVFTTLITNQPDAIKDSIYRQADNIFLFNFTNDNDLEMVSRTSSTDSETIKSIVRTLPPKSLLALGRAVNNLPIVIQVAPIDLITLGETKLFFSQLQKTISLKVDRENPRYK, from the coding sequence ATGAGGATTTTAGGAAAGCATAATGATGAAATAACACTCCTTGCCTTACCGAATGAAGATATCGCTAAAGGAGATTATATTATGATTGAAGATGCAACTCGTGATAAAAAGTTGGTCGTTCAGGTCTACGATGAAACTTACTTGGATGTGAGGGGCATTTTAGAAGAGATCGTAAGAGATGAGGTTGCGAGTGCTTCGGGTGATGGGATCGAGCATGACCCTTTGCAGATGAAGAGCATCTCTTATGCTATCAGAGATATGAGGGTGCTCAAATGTAAAATTAGAGGGAGTATAGAGGGAGGGTATTTTACTACGTCCGTCTCTTGGCTCCCTTCACGCACCTCTTCTAAGATCAAGAAAGTATCGATCTCTGAACTGATTTCGATCAATGGAAAGTTAGGTGAGCGGGCCATTTATGTAGGTAGGGCAAGGGATGGTGAGGCTATCAACCTGTACGCAGAGAGTTTCGATGGCCAACTCAATATCGTGACCGGTAGAAAGGGATCGGGTAAATCTTACTTTGCAAAATTACTGGCAAGTAAACTTGTAGAGTATGGTGCATATGTAATAGTCTTCGATCTGAATGATGAATATGCTGGATTGGCATGGAAGAGAAATGGTGAACCGAGTGAAATCGCGAATAAGGTAATTCGTTTAATACCGGGCTTTACACTTAAGTTTAACTTAAAGTATCTGGGTTTAGGGACGTTCATCAACATCCTCCATCATATACTCGATCTCCCCGGTGCATCACTCCGTGAATTTATTCGAATATGGGAGTTTCTTCATTCTCAAAACTCTCTCACACTTCAATCTTTATATGAAGTGATACAGAATGTAAAGTGTAATGAGTTGGTTCGTGATGCGCTTATCTCAAGGTACTACACATTGGCAGACTCGAAACTCTTTACAGATAGTGAGGAGGAGGGTCTGAGGATCGAAGATCTCATAGCGAAGATGGTGAATGGTGGTCTGATCATCATATCACTCAATAAAGTCTATCCTTTGACTCGAAGGATGGCCGTGGAGATCATCTTGAGTAAGATTACACAGTTGTTGGAGAAGAATCTAATCCCTCCATTATTTTTATTCGCCGAAGAAGCCCATCTATACTTAAGGGAGACCTATTGGGATGATTTAATAACGAGGATGAGGCATTACGGTGTATTTACTACATTAATTACCAATCAACCCGATGCGATAAAGGATAGCATATATCGGCAGGCGGATAATATATTCCTCTTTAACTTTACCAACGATAACGATCTAGAAATGGTTTCGCGCACTTCATCGACCGATTCAGAGACGATCAAATCGATCGTTAGAACTCTACCACCAAAGAGCCTATTGGCTTTGGGCAGAGCGGTCAATAACCTTCCAATCGTGATACAGGTAGCACCGATCGACCTTATAACATTGGGGGAGACGAAGCTATTCTTTTCTCAATTGCAAAAGACCATTTCTTTAAAAGTAGATCGCGAAAATCCTCGATACAAGTAG
- a CDS encoding ribosome biogenesis/translation initiation ATPase RLI, which produces MVHRVATVDMDYCNPKKCGLECIKFCPVNKMGGECIILGEHGKALINENLCTGCGVCIHKCPFKAINIINLPEELKKDKVHQYGANTFRLYRLPRLKKGAVIGLVGRNGIGKTTALNILSGNLKPNLGRFENPPNWDEIIDNFGGTELKEHFQRIANGDLKVSIKPQAVYDIPKVWNGDARSLLERYDERGISSKLEKRLGLDKSLDKPVPELSGGELQRLAVAVAVSRDAELYLFDEPSSYNDVYQRLEVARVIHELAQENKYVLIVEHDLTLLDYLSDFIHILYGEPGAYGIVSNIQPSRTGINTLLDGYLPGENVRFRDKPVRFDVYAPIAKEIDTPIVAEYTDIVKNYPGFELKVKAGRLRQGEVVGILGANALGKTTFMKIVAGLEKADVGEVRLGAKISYKPQYLSGDFEGSVFEILKEVAGDRLNNSLVQEQIILPLGLHRLMDRKVKNLSGGELQKLAIATCLLREADIYALDEPSAFIDVEDRIALAKIIQRFVKSQGKSALIVDHDIQIIDIVSDTLMIFSGSSGVYGEATPPLPKGEGMNVFLESLGITYRRDTDTGRPRVNKPGSKLDKKQKELKEFYYMKIIKEGG; this is translated from the coding sequence ATGGTGCATAGAGTAGCGACCGTCGATATGGATTATTGTAACCCCAAGAAGTGTGGATTGGAGTGTATCAAGTTCTGCCCCGTCAATAAGATGGGTGGCGAGTGTATCATATTAGGTGAGCATGGTAAAGCGCTCATCAATGAAAATCTTTGCACAGGATGTGGCGTATGTATTCACAAATGCCCTTTCAAAGCGATAAATATAATCAACCTTCCGGAGGAATTGAAGAAGGATAAAGTCCATCAGTACGGTGCGAATACCTTTCGACTCTATCGATTACCACGATTAAAGAAGGGCGCGGTGATAGGCCTTGTAGGTAGGAATGGCATAGGCAAGACCACAGCTCTGAATATACTTTCAGGCAATCTAAAGCCCAATCTAGGTAGGTTCGAGAACCCTCCTAACTGGGATGAGATAATCGATAACTTTGGAGGGACTGAGTTAAAGGAGCATTTTCAAAGGATCGCCAATGGTGATTTAAAGGTATCGATCAAACCTCAAGCCGTATACGATATTCCAAAGGTTTGGAATGGCGATGCACGCTCTCTACTCGAAAGGTACGATGAGAGGGGTATAAGTAGCAAGTTGGAAAAGAGGCTGGGCCTCGATAAATCTCTCGATAAACCCGTACCAGAATTGAGTGGTGGTGAATTACAAAGGTTGGCTGTAGCGGTAGCGGTATCGAGAGATGCTGAGCTATACCTTTTTGATGAGCCTTCATCTTACAACGACGTGTATCAGAGGCTTGAAGTGGCAAGGGTCATACATGAGTTGGCCCAAGAGAATAAGTACGTTCTGATCGTCGAGCACGATCTCACCCTCCTCGATTATCTGAGTGATTTTATTCATATCTTATACGGTGAGCCTGGAGCCTACGGTATTGTATCGAATATTCAACCATCGAGAACCGGGATCAATACACTCCTCGATGGCTACTTGCCCGGTGAGAATGTGAGGTTTAGAGATAAACCGGTCAGATTCGATGTATACGCACCTATCGCTAAGGAGATCGATACACCCATCGTAGCGGAGTATACCGATATTGTAAAGAATTATCCGGGATTTGAGTTAAAGGTTAAGGCGGGTAGGCTAAGGCAGGGCGAAGTCGTTGGAATATTAGGAGCGAATGCGTTAGGAAAGACGACCTTTATGAAGATCGTAGCGGGTTTGGAGAAGGCCGATGTAGGTGAAGTTCGTTTAGGGGCTAAGATTTCATATAAACCACAATACCTATCTGGAGATTTCGAAGGGAGCGTCTTCGAAATTTTGAAGGAAGTGGCTGGTGACCGTTTAAATAATAGCTTGGTACAGGAGCAGATCATCCTACCTCTAGGATTACACCGCCTTATGGATCGTAAGGTAAAGAATTTGAGTGGTGGTGAATTACAGAAGTTGGCGATAGCCACATGCTTATTGAGAGAAGCAGATATATATGCTCTCGATGAACCATCGGCCTTCATCGATGTAGAGGATCGAATCGCTTTAGCGAAGATCATTCAAAGGTTCGTTAAATCTCAAGGTAAATCGGCCCTGATCGTAGATCACGATATTCAGATCATCGATATAGTCTCCGATACATTGATGATCTTTTCCGGGTCATCGGGAGTTTATGGTGAAGCTACCCCTCCATTACCGAAAGGCGAAGGGATGAATGTATTCTTGGAGAGTCTGGGCATCACGTATAGGCGTGATACAGATACGGGCAGACCACGGGTCAATAAACCGGGAAGTAAACTCGATAAGAAGCAGAAAGAGCTCAAAGAGTTCTACTATATGAAGATAATTAAAGAGGGAGGGTGA